ctccttctccactTCTCCGACGTTCTCTGAGGCCGACTGGGAACAGAACCCGAATCTAGCCATCTCTAATTTTTCCGAGCTTCCCTCCAAAGATTTTGGCGTCAACCAGCACATGATCATCAACCAAGAGTTCAAGGAGGCCCTGCGACAAATCCTCTGGCAGTTCCGAGCACCCATCCGGTATGCATTTGCCTATGGCTCCGGTGTGTTCCCGCAGAGCGGTTCTGGCGCAGCTGGTTCCACTCACCCCGCTGCGCCAGCTGCAATTCAGAAAATGCAGAAGGGGTCGGGAAAAATGATTGACTTCATCTTTGGAGTCTCATACTCTCAGCACTGGCATGATCTGAATCTGAACCAGCATCGTGACCATTATTCCGGTCTCGGCTCAATGGGGTCCTACGTGGTCTCGCAGGTCCAGGATAAATTCGGTGCAGGTGTTTACTTCAACACACATATCACAGTCAATGGCACCTTGATCAAATATGGGGTCGTCAATCTTGATACCTTGTGCACCGATCTCACCCAGTGGAATACCTTGTATCTCGCGGGCAGGTTGCATAAGCCAGTGAAGATTCTTCGGGATCACCCCAAGGTGCGACTTGCGAACCAGATGAACCTGCTTTCTGCTCTGCGAGTGgcgcttttgcttcttccGGAGCGATTCAGTGAATCTGAGCTGTACAACACAATTGCCGGTATCAGCTACATGGGTGACCTTCGCATGGTACTCCCTACAGAAGACCCCGGCAAAGTACGCAACATTGTCTCTGGACAAATGGCCCATTTCCGTCGTCTGTATGCCCCCCTCATTGCGAACCTTCCCAATGTTTCCTTCTCAGACCCGCG
This genomic window from Penicillium oxalicum strain HP7-1 chromosome III, whole genome shotgun sequence contains:
- a CDS encoding Phosphatidate cytidylyltransferase, producing the protein MLRTHSVLPRALWRAGARYEPLSSQVLPARYVSSQSWPTSNAPFHQPAQSSRSTSQLLYNGSGQWASPAASFSTSPTFSEADWEQNPNLAISNFSELPSKDFGVNQHMIINQEFKEALRQILWQFRAPIRYAFAYGSGVFPQSGSGAAGSTHPAAPAAIQKMQKGSGKMIDFIFGVSYSQHWHDLNLNQHRDHYSGLGSMGSYVVSQVQDKFGAGVYFNTHITVNGTLIKYGVVNLDTLCTDLTQWNTLYLAGRLHKPVKILRDHPKVRLANQMNLLSALRVALLLLPERFSESELYNTIAGISYMGDLRMVLPTEDPGKVRNIVSGQMAHFRRLYAPLIANLPNVSFSDPRCGQVDWIDDPDSILAMVQDMDPVKRGNMVRRLPESFRQKLYFQYQSRFAIPRVEFDKMMEENDDTKQGIVRRPQGGPFERRIAEDDHLKEEVSASISKTIRWPSTVQSIKGTFTAGLSKSLVYVKEKRDKHKKAQAQKAQSADKGPKSEPAGKPVKSAEKHD